The Phaeacidiphilus oryzae TH49 region CACGCCGTGGTCGAGGCGCTGCGGGAGCGCGGCACCGTGCTGCCGCTGCGGCTGGTGACGGTGTACCGGAGCGAGGAGCGGGTCCGCGAGGTGCTCGAGGAGTACTCCGCGAGCTTCCAGGACGGACTGGCCCGACTGGTCGGCCACTCCGAGTGGGGTGTGAAGCTCTATCTGCGCCCCGACGGCTCGTCGCCCGCCACCGGGGCGGAGGCCGGCGCTGCCGTCGCGGAAGGCGCGGCGGAGGCCGGCCGGCGCGAGCCCGAACGCCCGCGCTCGGGCCGCGAATACCTGCGCCGGCGCGGCCGGCAGCGGAACGCCGAGGAGGACGCGTGGCGGGCCGCCGCGCGGATCGGCGAGCGGATCGACGGCGCGGTGCGCGACCTGGTCCACGGCGCCCGCCGCTACCCCCCGCAGGACTCCCGGCTCTCCGGTCGCTCCGACCAGAACGTACTGAACGTCGCCTATCTGGTGGCCGACTCCGGAGTGGACGAGTTCCTGGCCGTCGTGCGCGACCTGACGGGCGGTCACCACCGGGTGCACGCCGAGGTGGTGGGCCCCTGGGCGCCGTACTCCTTCGCGACGGAGGCACCGGCGTGAGCGTGGGCGGCGGCCTGCTGTCCGAGGGCGGCTTCCTGGAGGAGGGGGAGGCCCCGCCGGCCGGCCGGCCGATCGCGCTGGTCGACCTGCTGGACCGGCTGCTGGCCGGCGGGGTGGTGCTCGCCGGGGACCTGTCGATCAGCATCGCCGATGTGGAACTGGTCCGGGTCTCCCTGCGGGCCCTGGTGATGTCTGTGGACGAGTCCCTGCCGCCGTGGCGACTGGGCGGGGGAGACGACCGCGGCCGAAGAGGCGACTGAGATGACGGACGACCCCGAGACCGGGGGCCGGCCCGGCCCCGATCGCCCGCGCGGGCGCGACATCCGGCTGGAGGTGGACCGGGAGAACGTCGAACGGGACCTCTTCCGGCTGGTGCTGACCGTGATCGAGTTGCTGCGGCAGCTGATGGAGCGGCAGGCCCTCCGCCGGGTCGAGCAGGGCAACCTCACGGAGGACCAGGAGGAGCGGATCGGCTACACCCTGATGCTCCTCGAGGACCGGATGGCCGAGCTGCGCGAGCGCTACGACCTCCGCCCCGAGGACCTCAACCTGGACCTCGGCCCGCTCGGCCGGCTGCTCTGAGACCTGCCGAGATGGCCCGACACGGGCCGAGATGGCCCGACACGGGCCGAGACGGTCCGAGACG contains the following coding sequences:
- a CDS encoding GvpL/GvpF family gas vesicle protein, which translates into the protein MTIDQSAEPARETAWEPDPKPARTGDGSETLWYAYGILAAAQVGSAPTLPEGVAGGTPRLVVSGGLAAAVSPVPAPDFERERLEENLERFEWLDRTARAHHAVVEALRERGTVLPLRLVTVYRSEERVREVLEEYSASFQDGLARLVGHSEWGVKLYLRPDGSSPATGAEAGAAVAEGAAEAGRREPERPRSGREYLRRRGRQRNAEEDAWRAAARIGERIDGAVRDLVHGARRYPPQDSRLSGRSDQNVLNVAYLVADSGVDEFLAVVRDLTGGHHRVHAEVVGPWAPYSFATEAPA
- a CDS encoding gas vesicle protein, which encodes MSVGGGLLSEGGFLEEGEAPPAGRPIALVDLLDRLLAGGVVLAGDLSISIADVELVRVSLRALVMSVDESLPPWRLGGGDDRGRRGD
- a CDS encoding gas vesicle protein K, giving the protein MTDDPETGGRPGPDRPRGRDIRLEVDRENVERDLFRLVLTVIELLRQLMERQALRRVEQGNLTEDQEERIGYTLMLLEDRMAELRERYDLRPEDLNLDLGPLGRLL